A window of Saccopteryx leptura isolate mSacLep1 chromosome 5, mSacLep1_pri_phased_curated, whole genome shotgun sequence contains these coding sequences:
- the C5H4orf54 gene encoding uncharacterized protein C4orf54 homolog — translation MLSFHFWESRGRRTDAVPSTVDGIRAPSCRRCQANNQTGQLSYRKVATVSARGAALQLQATSATPSRSLPTSLRFAPAPSQWLKNWEVVAAALGPVQALGTLPQTTLWPLQHQGGTQGSPSAHHCFFLSLIPRRGLRMEATTPELNPQARLREVGDGVSGAQDSQELKQQLQPLPKPPASSSQQEAKYVEMCTSAGVQRESSWAVKLTLECSPEDQRASRSPKEKAQDESSSQECKAPTPRKNPASSELSRSQISGTDEGSNLSSSSSSSSCSSLVDKAEGGLFKLAETTASTGAPATSSSSLGFESDSGESAVTCQPRGGVGGKQAGGGGGGGRRGGGEEDGAECRDIIAKSQGSRAPLKNEEAHYITTHEIQLSEVEQDMDFDVGLASHWDFEDNNVIYSFVDYASFGGSDETPGDITTPTEEEDNSCYLSTTPSTNTTRTPSPSSSDPPRASAGSSGRDTSSTEVGSGPSDGGPTPPPTGPGMATRPEPLPEPPEAAPGAAAAASSCGSAASQILLSIKPTSRTINEPSNVRAKQNIISAAKHEGDMSLRVSTAEHNSSSLKQEPAAAVAQDHARQFMAAPARLHTRCGAARARELVDCSSGASSAVSELDDADKEVGNLTARAFRSLAYPCFEALNISSRESSTLSEVGFGRWSTFLDLKCGGVGARVEQSLLRSSAAAAAAGLRRGGARASADQLYVQARKAQTKALQFVVSKVDGEIKHVETPLCFQKQVQAGSRVVTLLEPLSLRSESKASSAAGPCRAPRGCSKGPGSVHTDDGSEASEHSKPVARADGPQKSRFASSLLKNVISKKMQREHEFKMERGEITDTSHRHLSGSSKEPEGAPGAERQRERGLQRQGSRHSEAGSEHTALSLSDAGGEGSLAGSKSPIFKASAPRESNAGSGRHIADGQTEEVCEIKKSASETVKGIFLRSQNSAFRSWKEKEAEKQEEKAPIGKLKLPKGGDWRADLGEISASKSTIMSRLYVPNIQQTPKDKQPEKQATKYPAAQATSTAVIRPKAPEIKIRLGSVQQPSSDFNIAKLLTPKLAGGSASHLLRTVEDNTRAQQKLFRGDNPEKVPQFQVRDVRDKSKAQGPLHQVRDVRKLIKGSGDSSDKGSVTPEQGMTGPKPRHLAAAAGTSRSLSPMVITCQAVVNQREDSLDRELRESLCRGGNSSSLNSSSSEGTVLVHRASGRLPVATIAPNKPEQGSYLPVLKIVSKTAAQKTPEKAKDEEVKEEGKGPKPSRNALEKLTAAVRSMEELYSFSRKEWKRKSDPLPTMTDSHVLSLIASEEKEGAGGAEGDPNKLAKRLGEMGERDTGSKGGVVLRGGPMERLQRRNSNPSSESVSARAAAFESLARERPRSLYIPPAHKDVERSQPLQPLPPLPSSRNVFTVSAPSAQKTGGVAGKFPQGLSPESPSAAKGIKAQGLRSLKISPATRAPLDEVINKKTGSNLEKSNSDCENYLTIPLKGSSAAGELPVRPGASREGPPASSTATLCSLPPLSARSQVPSNPKGSQVSGTSRPAWPTKPNNPRESVAPPPGPQSPEHPQTAIYHQPALPFTLQGTQPQVLCFSPPGMPSPAPAGPAPVPTDPFQQPQPQQTQRKMLLDVTTGQYYLVDTPVQPVTRRLFDPETGQYVDVPMTSQQQAVAPMSLPVPPLALSPGAYGPTYMIYPGFLPTVLPPSALQPTPVAHTPGGGELSQMATEPPSKEAAAKFTEAPYFVASGQSPASASSAAPAATSQLVGAKGFAQLHGKPVISITSQPLGPRIIAPPSFDGTTMSFVVEHR, via the coding sequence AtgctttcctttcatttctgGGAGTCCCGGGGTCGACGTACAGATGCTGTTCCTTCCACGGTCGATGGCATTCGGGCTCCTAGCTGCCGACGGTGCCAGGCAAACAACCAGACAGGACAGCTCAGCTACAGGAAGGTGGCCACAGTCTCGGCCAGAGGAGCAGCCCTCCAGCTGCAGGCCACCTCTGCCACCCCATCCAGGAGCCTTCCCACCTCCCTCAGGTTTGCCCCAGCCCCGTCACAGTGGCTGAAGAACTGGGAGGTGGTGGCAGCAGCCTTGGGGCCAGTCCAGGCACTTGGGACCCTGCCTCAGACAACTTTGTGGCCCCTCCAGCACCAGGGAGGAACCCAGGGCAGCCCCAGTGCTCACCACTGTTTCTTCCTCTCGCTAATACCTAGGCGAGGGCTCAGAATGGAAGCCACCACTCCGGAGCTGAATCCGCAGGCCAGACTGCGGGAGGTGGGGGACGGGGTGAGCGGAGCTCAAGATAGCCAGGAGCTAAAGCAGCAGCTGCAGCCACTGCCCAAGCCACCAGCCTCCTCCTCTCAGCAAGAAGCGAAATATGTAGAGATGTGCACTTCAGCTGGAGTACAGAGGGAGAGTTCCTGGGCTGTGAAACTGACTCTGGAATGCTCACCTGAGGATCAAAGGGCCTCTAGGAGCCCCAAGGAGAAAGCCCAAGATGAATCCAGCAGTCAAGAGTGCAAGGCACCAACCCCTCGGAAGAATCCTGCTTCCTCCGAGCTCTCCAGATCCCAGATCTCCGGCACTGATGAGGGCAGcaacctctcctcctcctcctcctcctcttcctgctcctccctggtgGACAAAGCAGAAGGTGGCCTTTTCAAGCTGGCGGAAACCACCGCATCAACAGGGGCTCCGGCCACCTCGTCTTCATCTTTAGGCTTTGAGAGTGACAGTGGTGAGAGCGCAGTGACCTGCCAGcccaggggaggagtgggagggaaaCAAGccggaggaggaggtgggggaggaaggagaggagggggagaggaagatggAGCAGAGTGCAGGGACATTATTGCCAAGTCTCAAGGCAGCAGGGCTCCCCTAAAAAATGAGGAGGCTCACTATATCACCACCCACGAGATCCAGCTGAGTGAGGTGGAGCAGGATATGGATTTTGACGTGGGGCTGGCTTCCCACTGGGATTTCGAGGACAACAACGTGATCTACTCATTCGTGGACTATGCTTCCTTTGGTGGTAGCGACGAGACCCCAGGGGACATCACAACCCCAACAGAAGAAGAGGACAATAGCTGCTACCTCAGCACCACTCCCAGCACCAACACCACCCGGACACCCAGCCCCTCCAGCAGCGACCCTCCGCGCGCCAGCGCAGGCAGCAGCGGGCGCGACACCAGCAGCACAGAAGTGGGCAGCGGCCCTTCTGACGGGGgccccactcccccacccaccGGGCCTGGCATGGCCACCAGGCCGGAGCCCTTGCCGGAGCCCCCGGAGGCAGCTCCAGGGGCAGCAGCCGCAGCAAGCAGCTGTGGGAGTGCAGCAAGCCAGATCCTCCTATCAATCAAACCGACTTCCCGGACTATAAATGAGCCTAGCAACGTGCGTGCAAAGCAAAACATTATTTCTGCTGCCAAGCATGAAGGCGACATGAGCCTCCGCGTCTCTACAGCTGAACACAATTCAAGTTCACTGAAGCAGGAGCCGGCTGCCGCCGTGGCTCAGGACCATGCGAGGCAATTCATGGCCGCTCCCGCTCGCCTGCACACGCGGTGCGGGGCGGCGCGGGCGAGGGAGCTGGTGGACTGCTCCAGCGGGGCCTCCAGCGCCGTGAGCGAGCTGGACGACGCCGACAAGGAGGTGGGTAACCTGACCGCCCGCGCCTTCCGCAGCCTCGCCTACCCGTGCTTCGAGGCTCTGAACATCAGCTCCCGGGAGTCCTCCACGCTCTCCGAGGTCGGCTTTGGGCGCTGGTCCACCTTTCTGGACCTGAAATGCGGGGGGGTGGGAGCCAGGGTGGAGCAGAGCCTGCTCCGGAGCAGCGCGGCCGCGGCGGCCGCGGGCCTGAGGAGGGGCGGCGCCAGGGCCTCCGCCGACCAGCTGTACGTCCAGGCCAGGAAGGCCCAGACCAAGGCCCTGCAGTTCGTGGTCAGCAAGGTCGACGGGGAAATCAAACACGTGGAGACGCCTCTGTGTTTCCAGAAGCAGGTGCAGGCGGGCTCCCGCGTGGTCACCCTCCTGGAGCCCCTGAGTCTGCGCAGCGAGAGCAAAGCCAGCTCGGCCGCCGGGCCCTGCAGGGCCCCCCGGGGCTGCAGCAAGGGCCCCGGGTCCGTGCACACGGACGACGGCTCCGAGGCCTCCGAGCACAGCAAGCCCGTCGCCCGCGCCGACGGCCCCCAGAAGTCCAGGTTCGCGTCCAGTCTGCTCAAGAATGTCATCTCCAAGAAGATGCAGCGGGAACATGAGTTCAAAATGGAGAGGGGCGAAATCACGGACACGTCCCACCGGCACCTCTCCGGCTCGTCCAAGGAGCCAGAGGGCGCCCCCGGGGCTGAGAGGCAGCGGGAGAGGGGCCTGCAGAGGCAGGGCTCCCGCCACTCGGAGGCCGGCTCCGAGCACACCGCGCTCAGCCTGTCGGACGCGGGTGGGGAGGGGTCCCTGGCGGGGTCCAAGTCccccatcttcaaagccagtgcTCCTCGGGAGAGCAACGCAGGCTCCGGCCGACACATCGCTGATGGACAGACGGAGGAAGTGTGTGAGATTAAAAAGAGTGCATCAGAGACTGTCAAGGGCATCTTCCTCCGGAGTCAGAACAGCGCGTTCCGGTCCTGGAAGGAGAAAGAGGCCGAGAAGCAGGAAGAAAAGGCCCCCATCGGGAAGCTGAAACTCCCCAAAGGAGGTGACTGGAGGGCTGACCTCGGAGAGATCTCTGCCAGCAAGTCCACCATCATGTCTCGCCTCTATGTCCCCAACATCCAGCAGACACCCAAGGACAAGCAGCCGGAGAAACAGGCCACCAAGTACCCCGCTGCCCAGGCCACCTCCACGGCAGTGATCAGGCCCAAGGCTCCCGAAATCAAGATCCGGCTGGGGAGCGTGCAGCAGCCGAGCTCCGACTTCAACATCGCCAAGCTGCTCACGCCCAAGCTGGCCGGTGGCAGCGCCTCTCACCTGCTCAGGACCGTGGAGGACAACACCAGGGCGCAACAGAAACTCTTCCGGGGAGACAACCCGGAGAAGGTGCCCCAATTCCAGGTGAGAGACGTCAGAGACAAGTCCAAGGCTCAGGGTCCCCTCCACCAGGTGCGAGACGTCAGGAAACTCATCAAAGGGTCCGGAGATAGCAGTGACAAGGGCAGTGTCACCCCCGAGCAGGGGATGACAGGGCCCAAACCGAGGCATCTGGCTGCCGCAGCTGGTACATCCAGATCTCTGTCCCCCATGGTGATTACGTGCCAGGCCGTGGTGAACCAGAGGGAAGACAGCCTGGACCGAGAGCTGAGGGAGAGCCTGTGCAGAGGTGGCAACAGCAGCAGCTTGAATTCCTCCTCGTCGGAAGGGACAGTCCTGGTTCACAGGGCATCTGGCAGGCTGCCGGTGGCCACCATTGCCCCCAATAAGCCCGAGCAGGGCTCATACCTGCCTGTGCTCAAGATCGTCTCCAAAACTGCTGCTCAGAAGACCCCAGAAAAGGCCAAGGACGAGGAGgtcaaggaggaggggaaaggcccGAAGCCATCGCGGAATGCCTTGGAGAAGCTGACAGCAGCAGTGAGGTCCATGGAGGAGCTGTACAGCTTCAGCAGGAAAGAGTGGAAGCGCAAAAGCGACCCCTTGCCCACGATGACGGACAGCCATGTCTTGTCGCTCATTGCTagtgaggagaaggaaggggccggggGTGCTGAGGGGGACCCCAACAAGCTGGCCAAACGGCTGGGCGAGATGGGAGAACGGGACACAGGAAGCAAAGGCGGAGTCGTCCTGAGAGGGGGCCCCATGGAGCGTCTGCAGCGGAGAAACTCCAACCCGAGCTCTGAGAGTGTGTCTGCCCGTGCAGCTGCCTTTGAGAGCCTGGCCCGGGAGAGGCCTCGATCCCTCTATATTCCCCCAGCGCACAAAGATGTGGAGAGAAGCCAGCCCTTGCAgccccttccacctctccccaGCAGCCGGAACGTGTTCACAGTGAGTGCCCCCAGCGCCCAGAAGACTGGGGGTGTCGCTGGCAAGTTCCCACAAGGGCTTTCTCCAGAGAGTCCTTCAGCAGCAAAGGGCATCAAGGCTCAGGGACTCCGGTCCCTCAAGATCTCTCCAGCCACCCGAGCACCTCTTGATGAGGTGATCAACAAGAAAACCGGCAGCAATTTGGAAAAGAGCAATAGTGACTGTGAAAATTACCTGACCATCCCCCTTAAAGGCAGCTCTGCAGCTGGGGAGCTTCCGGTCAGGCCTGGGGCTAGCAGAGAGGGACCCCCAGCCTCCTCAACAGCCACTCTCTGCAGCTTGCCCCCACTAAGTGCCCGCAGCCAGGTCCCCAGTAACCCCAAAGGCTCCCAGGTCAGTGGAACCAGCCGGCCTGCTTGGCCTACCAAACCTAACAATCCACGGGAATCTGTAGCTCCTCCTCCAGGGCCCCAGAGCCCCGAGCATCCTCAGACTGCCATCTACCACCAGCCAGCACTGCCCTTCACCTTGCAGGGCACCCAGCCCCAGGTCCTTTGCTTCTctccacctggcatgccttcCCCAGCACCTGCAGGCCCAGCCCCAGTCCCCACAGACCCCTTCCAGCAGCCACAGCCTCAGCAGACCCAGCGCAAGATGCTCCTGGATGTGACGACTGGCCAGTACTACCTGGTGGACACACCAGTGCAGCCTGTGACCCGGAGACTGTTTGACCCAGAGACAGGGCAGTATGTGGATGTGCCCATGACCTCCCAACAGCAAGCTGTGGCTCCCATGTCCCTCCCTGTGCCTCCCTTGGCCCTGAGTCCTGGGGCCTATGGACCCACTTACATGATCTACCCCGGGTTTCTGCCCACAGTGCTGCCTCCCAGTGCCCTGCAACCCACACCAGTTGCTCACACTCCAGGGGGAGGTGAGCTCTCCCAGATGGCCACAGAGCCCCCCAGCAAAGAGGCAGCTGCCAAGTTCACCGAGGCACCATACTTCGTGGCCTCGGGTCAGTCTCCTGCCTCCGCTTCCTCCGCGGCCCCTGCAGCCACATCCCAGCTCGTGGGGGCCAAGGGCTTCGCCCAGCTGCACGGCAAACCTGTCATCAGCATCACTTCTCAGCCCCTGGGGCCGAGGATTATTGCGCCCCCCTCCTTTGACGGCACTACTATGAGCTTTGTGGTGGAGCACAGATGA